The following are encoded together in the Arthrobacter sp. Y-9 genome:
- a CDS encoding thymidine phosphorylase has translation MTEAFDAVDVIRTKRDRGVLSPGQIDWIIDAYTRGVVAEEQMAALNMAILLNGMSREEIARWTAAMIASGERMDFSSLRPRAGGPVNAQGSMPTTDKHSTGGVGDKITLPLAPLVAVYGVAVPQLSGRGLGHTGGTLDKLEAIPGWRADLSNEEMLAQLQDVGAVICAAGSGLAPADKKLYALRDVTGTVEAIPLIASSIMSKKIAEGTGSLVLDVKVGSGAFMKDEEQARELARTMVALGHDAGVNTVALLTDMSTPLGLTAGNAIEVEESVEVLAGGGPEDVVELTVRLAEEMLQAAGVRDADPASALRDGRAMDVWRRMISAQGGDPDAPLPVAKESETILAPADGVLVELDALKVGVAAWRLGAGRARKEDVVQAGAGVRLHAKPGAVVRAGEPLMTLLTDTPERFERAKEALEGATLIAPEGSRAGNRLVLDRIAAD, from the coding sequence ATGACTGAGGCATTCGATGCGGTGGACGTGATCCGCACCAAGCGTGACCGCGGGGTGCTGAGCCCCGGCCAGATCGACTGGATCATCGACGCGTACACCCGCGGTGTGGTCGCCGAGGAGCAGATGGCCGCTCTCAACATGGCCATCCTGCTCAACGGGATGAGCCGCGAGGAGATCGCACGCTGGACGGCGGCGATGATCGCTTCCGGCGAGCGGATGGACTTCTCCTCGCTCCGCCCGCGCGCGGGCGGCCCGGTCAATGCCCAGGGGTCCATGCCCACCACGGACAAGCACTCGACCGGTGGTGTGGGTGACAAGATCACGCTGCCACTGGCGCCGCTCGTGGCGGTGTACGGTGTGGCCGTGCCGCAGCTGTCCGGCCGCGGCCTCGGCCACACGGGCGGCACCCTGGACAAACTGGAGGCCATCCCGGGCTGGCGCGCGGACCTCAGCAATGAGGAGATGCTCGCCCAGCTCCAGGACGTCGGCGCCGTGATCTGCGCGGCCGGTTCGGGCCTCGCCCCGGCGGACAAGAAGCTCTACGCGCTTCGCGACGTCACGGGAACCGTGGAGGCCATCCCGCTCATCGCGTCCTCGATCATGAGCAAGAAGATCGCCGAGGGCACCGGTTCGCTGGTGCTGGACGTCAAGGTGGGCAGCGGCGCCTTCATGAAGGACGAGGAGCAGGCCCGTGAGCTCGCGCGCACCATGGTCGCCCTCGGCCACGACGCCGGGGTGAACACCGTGGCGCTTCTGACCGACATGTCCACGCCGCTCGGCCTCACCGCGGGCAACGCCATCGAGGTCGAGGAGTCTGTGGAGGTGCTGGCCGGTGGCGGCCCCGAGGACGTCGTCGAGCTGACGGTCCGCCTCGCCGAGGAGATGCTGCAGGCCGCAGGAGTGCGCGACGCCGATCCCGCGTCAGCGCTGCGTGACGGCCGCGCGATGGACGTGTGGCGCCGGATGATCTCCGCGCAGGGCGGCGACCCGGACGCGCCGCTCCCGGTGGCGAAGGAGAGCGAGACCATCCTGGCTCCGGCCGACGGTGTGCTCGTGGAACTGGACGCCCTGAAGGTCGGCGTGGCCGCCTGGCGTCTCGGTGCAGGACGCGCCCGCAAGGAGGACGTGGTCCAGGCCGGGGCCGGGGTGCGTCTGCACGCCAAGCCCGGCGCGGTGGTCCGGGCGGGGGAGCCGCTCATGACGCTCCTGACGGACACCCCGGAGCGCTTCGAGCGGGCCAAGGAGGCGCTGGAAGGCGCCACCCTGATCGCTCCGGAGGGTTCGCGGGCCGGCAACCGGCTGGTCCTGGACCGCATCGCGGCCGACTGA
- a CDS encoding adenosine deaminase, which produces MTEALNDSATAPDFDLRDLPKVSLHDHLDGGLRPATIIELAAAVGHDLPSTDPVALGQWFRDSADSGSLVRYLETFDHTIAVMQTREGLIRVAKEFVEDLADDGVVYGEVRWAPEQHLQKGLTLDEVVEAVQEGLEAGMAAVEESGREIQVGQLITAMRHADRGQEIAELAVRHRDKGAVGFDIAGAELGFPASRFRDAFTYLAENNFPATVHAGEADGLASIQSALVDGRALRLGHGVRIAEDVTVDFEADEDGEQIGMVSFGTLAAWVRDRGIALEVCPSSNLQTGAIASFGEDISAHPIDMLYQTGFNVTINTDNRLMSGVTLTDEFNLLVETFDYDLDDLLELTLNAAEAAFLPLEEKEALVEYINEAYANLA; this is translated from the coding sequence GTGACTGAAGCGCTCAATGATTCCGCAACCGCCCCCGACTTCGACCTGAGGGACCTGCCCAAGGTCTCCCTCCACGATCACCTGGACGGAGGGCTGCGTCCCGCGACCATCATCGAGCTCGCCGCCGCCGTCGGGCACGACCTTCCTTCGACCGACCCGGTCGCACTCGGCCAGTGGTTCCGCGACTCCGCGGATTCCGGCTCGCTGGTCCGTTACCTCGAGACCTTCGACCACACCATCGCCGTGATGCAGACCCGTGAAGGCCTGATCCGCGTGGCGAAGGAGTTCGTCGAGGACCTGGCCGACGACGGCGTCGTCTACGGCGAGGTGCGCTGGGCTCCGGAGCAGCACCTGCAGAAGGGCCTCACCCTGGACGAGGTCGTCGAGGCCGTGCAGGAAGGCCTCGAAGCCGGCATGGCCGCCGTCGAGGAGTCCGGCCGTGAGATCCAGGTGGGCCAGCTGATCACCGCCATGCGTCACGCCGACCGTGGCCAGGAGATCGCCGAGCTCGCCGTCCGCCACCGCGACAAGGGCGCCGTCGGCTTCGACATCGCCGGCGCCGAGCTGGGCTTCCCGGCCTCGCGCTTCCGTGACGCCTTCACCTACCTCGCCGAGAACAACTTCCCGGCCACCGTCCACGCCGGTGAGGCCGACGGCCTGGCCAGCATCCAGTCCGCCCTGGTCGACGGCCGTGCGCTGCGCCTGGGCCACGGCGTCCGGATCGCGGAAGACGTCACGGTCGACTTCGAGGCCGACGAGGACGGCGAGCAGATCGGCATGGTGTCCTTCGGCACCCTCGCCGCCTGGGTCCGCGATCGCGGCATCGCGCTCGAGGTCTGCCCGTCGTCCAATCTGCAGACCGGCGCGATCGCGTCGTTCGGCGAAGACATCTCCGCACACCCGATCGACATGCTGTACCAGACGGGCTTCAACGTCACGATCAACACGGACAACCGCCTCATGAGCGGCGTCACGCTGACGGACGAGTTCAACCTCCTGGTCGAGACGTTCGACTACGACCTGGACGATCTGCTCGAGCTGACCCTCAACGCCGCCGAGGCCGCCTTCCTTCCGCTGGAAGAGAAGGAAGCCCTGGTGGAGTACATCAACGAGGCCTACGCCAACCTCGCCTGA
- a CDS encoding DedA family protein: protein MEFIDQAILHAAGQWWIYPVLLVFFFVDGFAMVVPSETLIVALAAYSRHAGEPNLWILGLTALVGAMAGDNMAYMLGRKIGLDRWRWMRRPKVRKVFEWADYELQKRGAVLIFTARYIPWGRVAVNYVAGTTGFPHRRFFFLDAFACVTWVAYSLIIGLVASSIPWLHHNPLASAGIAVAFAIVLGYVIDHVLRWWHKRLGRNDVPERPVSLKKERAIGTGADGAAEPTVSKPAENPPAP, encoded by the coding sequence GTGGAATTCATTGATCAGGCGATCCTCCATGCCGCTGGCCAGTGGTGGATCTATCCCGTCCTCCTGGTGTTCTTCTTCGTGGACGGCTTCGCGATGGTCGTCCCCAGTGAGACCCTCATCGTGGCCCTGGCCGCCTACTCCCGGCATGCCGGGGAACCGAACCTCTGGATCCTCGGCCTGACGGCGCTCGTCGGCGCCATGGCCGGTGACAACATGGCGTACATGCTGGGCCGCAAGATCGGACTGGACCGCTGGCGCTGGATGCGGCGGCCGAAGGTCCGGAAGGTCTTCGAATGGGCTGACTACGAGCTGCAGAAGCGCGGCGCGGTCCTGATCTTCACGGCACGGTACATCCCCTGGGGCCGCGTGGCCGTCAACTACGTGGCCGGCACCACGGGCTTCCCGCACCGTCGCTTCTTCTTCCTCGATGCCTTCGCCTGCGTCACCTGGGTGGCGTACTCACTGATCATCGGTCTGGTGGCGAGCTCCATCCCGTGGCTCCATCACAACCCGCTCGCCAGCGCCGGCATCGCCGTGGCCTTCGCGATCGTCCTGGGATACGTGATCGACCATGTCCTGCGCTGGTGGCATAAGCGTCTCGGCCGGAACGACGTCCCGGAGCGCCCCGTGAGCCTGAAGAAGGAACGCGCGATCGGAACCGGTGCGGACGGCGCTGCCGAGCCGACCGTGTCCAAGCCGGCCGAAAATCCGCCGGCCCCCTGA
- a CDS encoding ABC transporter permease, translating to MSTAVASPAPVEAGLKPVGWKIPVMLGVVAVATFLFCGILGPDSTAGFEISQDGDFFQLPVVTLPAKATGLILGLIMLAIAAWSVLLRNRGRTVPIWAVAVFAAAFVIAFLTAVVGGARLHEISLAGLLAGSVTLAVPLVFGSLSGVLCERVGVVNIAIEGQLLGGAFTAALVGSVTHNAFAGLLAAAVAGALVSMVLAVFSIRYLVNQIIVGVVLNVLVSGLTGFFFSTLMQSDPEKLNSPAHLPVIEIPVLSSIPLIGPILFKQSIIGYLMYVAVFVVWVGLFKTKWGLRVRAVGEHPQAADTLGINVNATRFWNVTLGGAIAGIGGSYFTLVAVDSFTKEISGGRGFIALAALIFGRWNPIGAFLAALLFGFADNLQSLVTIIGTPVPSQFMAMLPYLVTILAVAGLVGRSRPPAASGVPYVKE from the coding sequence ATGAGCACAGCAGTCGCAAGTCCCGCCCCGGTGGAGGCCGGCCTGAAGCCCGTCGGCTGGAAGATCCCCGTCATGCTCGGCGTGGTGGCCGTCGCCACCTTCCTGTTCTGCGGGATCCTGGGCCCGGACTCGACCGCGGGGTTCGAGATCTCCCAGGACGGTGATTTCTTCCAGCTCCCCGTGGTGACGCTCCCGGCGAAGGCCACCGGCCTCATCCTGGGTCTCATCATGCTCGCCATCGCCGCCTGGTCCGTCCTGCTGCGGAACCGTGGCCGCACGGTGCCGATCTGGGCCGTGGCCGTCTTCGCGGCGGCGTTCGTCATCGCGTTCCTGACCGCCGTCGTCGGTGGCGCACGCCTGCACGAGATCTCCCTGGCCGGTCTGCTGGCGGGTTCGGTGACCCTCGCCGTGCCGCTCGTGTTCGGTTCCCTCTCCGGCGTGCTCTGCGAACGCGTCGGCGTCGTGAACATCGCCATCGAAGGCCAGCTCCTGGGTGGCGCGTTCACCGCGGCCCTCGTGGGCAGCGTGACGCACAACGCCTTCGCGGGCCTGCTGGCCGCCGCGGTGGCGGGCGCTCTCGTCTCGATGGTCCTGGCCGTCTTCAGCATCCGTTACCTGGTCAACCAGATCATCGTGGGCGTGGTCCTGAACGTGCTGGTGTCCGGTCTGACGGGCTTCTTCTTCTCGACCCTCATGCAGAGCGACCCGGAGAAGCTGAACTCACCGGCTCACCTGCCCGTGATCGAGATCCCGGTGCTGTCCAGCATCCCGCTGATCGGCCCGATCCTCTTCAAGCAGTCGATCATCGGCTACCTCATGTACGTGGCCGTGTTCGTCGTGTGGGTCGGTCTGTTCAAGACCAAGTGGGGTCTGCGGGTCCGTGCCGTGGGCGAGCACCCGCAGGCCGCCGACACGCTGGGCATCAACGTCAACGCCACGCGGTTCTGGAACGTCACCCTGGGTGGCGCGATCGCCGGCATCGGCGGTTCCTACTTCACCCTGGTGGCCGTGGACTCCTTCACCAAGGAGATCTCGGGCGGCCGTGGCTTCATCGCCCTGGCAGCTCTCATCTTCGGCCGCTGGAACCCGATCGGCGCCTTCCTGGCCGCGCTGCTCTTCGGCTTCGCGGACAATCTGCAGTCGCTCGTCACGATCATCGGCACCCCGGTGCCGAGCCAGTTCATGGCCATGCTGCCGTACCTGGTCACGATCCTGGCGGTCGCCGGTCTGGTGGGCCGCTCGCGGCCGCCTGCGGCCAGCGGCGTCCCCTACGTGAAGGAATAG
- a CDS encoding amidohydrolase yields the protein MRNYSSESNPPQLAGPWLEPLLPELIEFRRDLHAHPELSFKEFRTTDRLVARLEAAGLSPRRLEGTGVVVDVGEGPIATALRGDIDALPIIEETGLPFASTNHGVTHACGHDVHTTTMLGVALVLHAMHQAEPLGGSVRIIFQPAEETMPGGALSCIAQGVLDGVPRIMALHCDPKIDVGHIGTRIGAITSASDTIKIELTGRGGHTSRPHLTEDLVFALSQIAVSVPAVLSRRIDVRSAVSVVWGQISAGSAPNAIPASGYMAGTMRCLDRDAWHGAGELLDSVVQQVAAPYGVDVHLEHTRGVPPVVNSEHETALIEAAARAELGESAVVLTPQSMGGEDFAWFLADVPGAMMRLGTRTPGGEEYDLHRGDYILDERALGYGIRVLAGAALRTIRDLDEA from the coding sequence GTGCGCAACTACTCCAGCGAATCGAACCCGCCGCAGCTTGCCGGACCCTGGCTGGAACCGCTCCTGCCGGAGCTGATCGAGTTCCGCCGGGATCTGCATGCGCACCCTGAGCTCTCCTTCAAGGAGTTCCGCACCACGGACCGACTCGTGGCGCGCCTGGAGGCCGCCGGGCTGAGCCCGCGGCGCCTCGAGGGCACCGGCGTCGTGGTGGACGTGGGGGAGGGGCCCATCGCCACCGCGCTGCGCGGGGACATCGACGCCCTGCCGATCATCGAGGAGACGGGCCTTCCCTTCGCGAGCACCAATCACGGCGTGACGCACGCCTGCGGGCACGACGTGCACACCACCACCATGCTCGGCGTCGCCCTCGTCCTGCACGCAATGCACCAGGCCGAGCCGCTGGGCGGCTCCGTCCGAATCATCTTCCAGCCCGCCGAGGAGACCATGCCGGGCGGCGCGCTGTCCTGCATCGCCCAGGGCGTCCTGGACGGGGTGCCGCGCATCATGGCGCTGCACTGCGACCCCAAGATCGACGTCGGGCACATCGGCACGCGCATCGGGGCGATCACCTCGGCGTCGGACACCATCAAGATCGAGCTGACGGGGCGCGGCGGCCACACGTCGCGCCCGCACCTGACCGAGGACCTCGTGTTCGCGCTCTCCCAGATCGCCGTGAGCGTCCCCGCCGTGCTGTCGCGCCGGATCGACGTCCGCAGCGCCGTCTCCGTGGTGTGGGGGCAGATCAGCGCCGGCTCCGCGCCCAACGCCATCCCGGCCAGCGGGTACATGGCCGGCACCATGCGCTGTCTGGACCGTGACGCCTGGCACGGCGCCGGGGAGCTCCTGGACAGCGTGGTGCAGCAGGTCGCGGCGCCGTACGGCGTGGATGTGCACCTGGAGCACACCCGCGGCGTGCCGCCGGTGGTGAACTCGGAACACGAGACCGCCCTGATCGAGGCCGCGGCCCGCGCGGAGCTCGGCGAGAGCGCCGTCGTGCTCACGCCGCAGTCCATGGGCGGCGAGGATTTCGCCTGGTTCCTGGCCGACGTCCCCGGCGCCATGATGCGTCTGGGCACCCGCACGCCCGGGGGCGAGGAATACGATCTGCACCGCGGCGACTACATCCTCGATGAGCGTGCGCTCGGCTACGGGATCAGGGTCCTCGCCGGGGCCGCGCTGCGCACCATCAGGGATCTCGACGAGGCCTAG
- a CDS encoding ABC transporter ATP-binding protein, which yields MKLELRGITKTFGTFVANDHIDVVVEPGQIHCLLGENGAGKSTLMNVLYGLYEPTEGEIVVDGKPMSFRGPGDAMAAGIGMVHQHFMLVPVFTVAENVALGGENTKAGGFLDLESTKTRIREISDQYGFNVDPDALVEDLPVGVQQRVEIIKALVRDAKVLILDEPTAVLTPQETDELLDIMRQLKASGTSILFISHKLREVRAVSDTITVIRRGKVVGNADPSASTTELAALMVGRPVSLTLNKEPAKPGKTTFSIRDLTVLAPNGQRVVDGIDLDIAEGEILAVAGVQGNGQTELTEAILGLQDHVAGSITLDGKELLGRNVKEVLHAGVGFVPEDRKEDGLVGPFSVAENLVLDLYDQAPFARGVAMDPGKVAANATAKIDEFDIRTPSGATPVGSLSGGNQQKVVMARELSRPLRLFIASQPTRGVDVGSIEFLHRRIVSERDKGIPVMIVSTELDEVVELADRIAVLYKGKVVGIVPADTPRDVLGLMMAGLSPEDAVHNTATQQHPGRHQATDIQTDQAGEAGE from the coding sequence GTGAAACTTGAGCTTCGGGGGATCACCAAGACCTTCGGCACTTTCGTGGCCAACGATCATATCGATGTGGTGGTTGAGCCGGGGCAGATCCACTGCCTCCTCGGTGAGAACGGCGCGGGGAAGTCGACTCTCATGAACGTCCTCTACGGCCTCTACGAGCCCACCGAGGGCGAGATCGTGGTGGACGGGAAGCCCATGAGCTTCCGCGGCCCGGGCGATGCGATGGCGGCGGGCATCGGCATGGTGCACCAGCATTTCATGCTGGTCCCCGTGTTCACCGTCGCGGAGAACGTCGCCCTGGGTGGCGAGAACACCAAGGCCGGCGGCTTCCTGGATCTGGAGTCCACCAAGACCCGGATCCGCGAGATCTCCGACCAGTACGGCTTCAACGTCGACCCCGACGCCCTGGTGGAGGACCTCCCCGTGGGCGTCCAGCAGCGCGTGGAGATCATCAAGGCCCTGGTGCGGGACGCGAAGGTCCTCATCCTGGATGAGCCCACCGCCGTGCTGACCCCGCAGGAGACCGACGAGCTCCTGGACATCATGCGCCAGCTCAAGGCCTCCGGCACCTCGATCCTCTTCATCTCCCACAAACTCCGCGAGGTGCGGGCCGTCTCCGACACCATCACCGTGATCCGCCGCGGCAAGGTGGTGGGCAACGCCGATCCGAGTGCTTCCACCACGGAACTCGCCGCGCTCATGGTGGGCCGTCCCGTCAGTCTGACCCTGAACAAGGAACCCGCGAAGCCCGGCAAGACCACGTTCTCGATCCGCGATCTGACCGTCCTGGCCCCGAACGGCCAGCGGGTGGTGGACGGCATCGACCTGGACATCGCCGAAGGGGAGATCCTCGCCGTCGCGGGCGTGCAGGGCAACGGCCAGACCGAACTGACCGAGGCCATCCTGGGCCTTCAGGATCACGTGGCCGGCTCGATCACGCTGGACGGCAAGGAGCTCCTGGGACGTAACGTCAAGGAGGTCCTGCACGCCGGTGTGGGCTTCGTTCCCGAGGACCGTAAGGAGGACGGCCTGGTCGGGCCGTTCTCGGTCGCGGAGAACCTGGTGCTGGACCTCTACGATCAGGCGCCTTTCGCCCGCGGTGTCGCCATGGATCCGGGCAAGGTGGCCGCCAACGCCACCGCGAAGATCGACGAGTTCGACATCCGCACCCCGTCCGGCGCGACCCCGGTGGGATCGCTGTCCGGCGGCAACCAGCAGAAGGTGGTCATGGCCCGGGAGCTGTCCCGGCCGCTGCGCCTCTTCATCGCGTCCCAGCCGACCCGCGGCGTGGACGTCGGGTCCATCGAGTTCCTGCACCGCCGGATCGTGTCGGAGAGGGACAAGGGCATCCCGGTGATGATCGTGTCCACCGAACTCGACGAGGTGGTGGAACTGGCGGACCGCATCGCCGTCCTCTACAAGGGCAAGGTGGTGGGCATCGTCCCCGCGGACACCCCCCGCGACGTGCTCGGCCTCATGATGGCGGGCCTCTCGCCGGAGGACGCGGTCCACAACACCGCCACGCAGCAGCACCCCGGACGCCATCAGGCCACGGACATTCAGACGGATCAGGCAGGAGAAGCCGGTGAGTAA
- a CDS encoding cytidine deaminase, translating to MGDTTAGAATAELDWDALRQAAVVAMEKAYAPYSRYPVGAAALLDDGRVVSGCNVENASYGLTLCAECTLLGQIRMGGGGLIRAFYCVDGTGSVLMPCGRCRQLLYEFRAPDMVLMTSHGIKTMDEVLPDAFGPQHLEEDRPAAPEGQDHQEGTHD from the coding sequence ATGGGGGACACGACGGCGGGCGCGGCCACCGCGGAGCTCGACTGGGACGCACTGCGGCAGGCCGCCGTCGTCGCCATGGAGAAGGCGTACGCGCCGTACTCGCGGTATCCCGTGGGTGCGGCGGCCCTCCTGGACGACGGCCGGGTGGTCTCGGGCTGCAATGTGGAGAACGCGAGCTACGGGCTCACGCTGTGTGCGGAGTGCACCCTGCTGGGGCAGATCCGCATGGGCGGCGGCGGTCTGATCCGCGCGTTCTACTGCGTCGACGGCACCGGATCCGTGCTGATGCCCTGCGGCCGCTGCCGACAGCTGCTCTACGAATTCCGGGCCCCGGACATGGTGCTCATGACGAGTCACGGGATCAAGACCATGGATGAGGTGCTGCCGGACGCGTTCGGTCCGCAGCATCTCGAGGAGGACCGTCCGGCAGCGCCGGAGGGTCAGGACCACCAGGAGGGGACCCATGACTGA
- a CDS encoding class I SAM-dependent methyltransferase, translating to MADLDPRLVELYDLDNPDGPDHDYYRSLVDHAGARAVLDLGCGTGILTVTFTAPGRRVVGVDPSPAMLHFAKRRRGAEQVDWILGDSRSIPPGAHDVAVLSGNVAQHIPDGAWERTLADLHASLRPGGLLVFESRNPSDRAWEAWASAAPTERDTPHGRLQESFELLHTDLAEAGDGAVTLRSRNLLDGEDLSHDFTLTFRSEATLVEQLDRSGFDVRAVWGDWDRTPVREDSRLLVIEAIRR from the coding sequence ATGGCCGACCTCGACCCACGGCTCGTCGAGCTGTACGACCTCGACAATCCGGATGGCCCGGACCACGACTACTACCGTTCCCTCGTGGACCATGCCGGCGCCCGTGCGGTGCTGGACCTCGGCTGCGGCACCGGGATCCTCACGGTCACCTTCACCGCGCCCGGCCGGCGGGTGGTCGGCGTCGACCCCTCTCCCGCGATGCTGCACTTCGCGAAAAGGCGGCGCGGCGCCGAACAGGTCGACTGGATCCTCGGGGACAGCCGCTCCATCCCGCCCGGCGCGCACGACGTCGCCGTCCTGAGCGGGAACGTCGCCCAGCACATCCCGGACGGCGCGTGGGAGCGCACCCTGGCGGATCTCCACGCCTCGCTCCGGCCCGGCGGGCTGCTCGTCTTCGAGAGCCGCAACCCCTCCGACCGCGCCTGGGAAGCCTGGGCCTCGGCCGCCCCGACGGAGCGGGACACTCCCCACGGCAGACTCCAGGAGTCGTTCGAACTCCTCCACACGGACCTCGCCGAAGCGGGCGACGGCGCCGTCACCCTCCGATCCCGGAACCTCCTGGACGGTGAAGACCTGTCCCACGACTTCACCCTCACCTTCCGGTCCGAGGCCACGCTCGTCGAGCAGCTGGACCGCTCGGGTTTCGACGTCCGGGCCGTCTGGGGCGATTGGGACCGCACTCCCGTCCGCGAGGACTCCCGTCTCCTCGTGATCGAGGCGATCCGCCGCTGA
- a CDS encoding BMP family ABC transporter substrate-binding protein, translating to MSAAALLLSACGAAPEQKSGSAAGSSDYKACIVSDSGGFDDQSFNQSSYEGLKKSEKDLGITTKEIESKSNNDFEPNLRAMVSAGCNLTVTVGFLLGDATKAQAAANPNKHFTIIDFAYDKEIANVKPIIYDTAQAAFLAGYAAASTTKTGKVGTFGGIKIPTVTIFMDGFADGVKYFNEKKGKNVQVLGWDKDKQDGTFTGDFEKQDKGKQVTKSLLDGGADIIMPVAGPVGKGAASALKEAKAGGKDVKLVWVDSDGYLTAPEYKGLMLTSVIKKMDEAVETVVKDDKDGKFTAKPYVGTLANGGVDVAPFHDLASAVPADLQSELDALKKDIIDGKIKVESKASPKQ from the coding sequence ATGAGCGCCGCAGCCCTGCTGCTGTCCGCCTGTGGCGCAGCCCCGGAGCAGAAGTCCGGTTCCGCGGCCGGCAGCAGTGACTACAAGGCGTGCATCGTCTCCGACTCCGGCGGCTTCGATGACCAGTCCTTCAACCAGTCCTCCTACGAAGGTCTGAAGAAGTCCGAGAAGGACCTGGGCATCACGACCAAGGAGATCGAGTCCAAGTCGAACAACGACTTCGAACCGAATCTGCGTGCCATGGTCAGCGCCGGCTGCAACCTGACCGTCACGGTCGGCTTCCTCCTGGGTGACGCCACCAAGGCACAGGCCGCGGCCAACCCCAACAAGCACTTCACCATCATCGACTTCGCGTACGACAAGGAAATCGCCAACGTGAAGCCGATCATCTATGACACGGCTCAGGCCGCGTTCCTGGCCGGTTACGCCGCCGCCTCCACCACCAAGACCGGCAAGGTCGGCACCTTCGGCGGCATCAAGATCCCCACCGTCACCATCTTCATGGACGGCTTCGCGGACGGCGTGAAGTACTTCAACGAGAAGAAGGGCAAGAACGTCCAGGTCCTCGGCTGGGACAAGGACAAGCAGGACGGCACCTTCACCGGTGACTTCGAGAAGCAGGACAAGGGCAAGCAGGTCACCAAGTCCCTGCTCGACGGCGGAGCGGACATCATCATGCCCGTCGCCGGTCCGGTGGGCAAGGGCGCTGCCAGCGCTCTGAAGGAAGCCAAGGCCGGTGGCAAGGACGTCAAGCTCGTGTGGGTCGACTCCGACGGCTACCTGACCGCCCCCGAGTACAAGGGCCTCATGCTGACCTCCGTCATCAAGAAGATGGACGAAGCTGTGGAGACCGTGGTCAAGGACGACAAGGACGGCAAGTTCACCGCCAAGCCGTACGTCGGCACGCTCGCCAACGGCGGCGTGGACGTGGCGCCGTTCCACGACCTCGCCTCGGCCGTTCCGGCCGATCTCCAGAGCGAGCTGGATGCCCTGAAGAAGGACATCATCGACGGCAAGATCAAGGTCGAGTCCAAGGCCAGCCCCAAGCAGTAG
- a CDS encoding ABC transporter permease: MSKQEQPRLDGQEIVKKIFTGNAMVSFLAVFLALVLGGLLIAATDKDVATTAGYLFARPTDFLSALWKAATNSYVALFQGAVYSPEATGPLGHFGPFMETLTIATPLITAALGVALAFRAGLFNIGAQGQIIVSGTLAAYLGFTWHLPPFLHLLLVIIAGVLGGAVWGGLVGYLKARTGAHEVILTIMFNYVALYFLRYLLTTPEFQRPGETNPISPTLDPNAVYPLIAGDQYRLHAGFLLAIAATVFVWWLLNRSTWGFEFRAVGANPKAAQTAGVNVSRATVLVMAFAGALSGLGGVAQVAGTEKVLTDGVAASYGFDAITVALLGRSTPWGTFAAGLLFGAFRAGAVQMQIQTGTPIDIVLIVQSLIVLFIAAPPLVKAVFGMNRKKKATKAVPLTGGAV, from the coding sequence GTGAGTAAGCAAGAACAGCCTCGGCTGGACGGTCAGGAGATCGTGAAGAAGATCTTCACGGGCAACGCGATGGTCTCCTTCCTGGCCGTGTTCCTGGCCCTGGTGCTGGGCGGCCTGCTCATCGCGGCCACGGACAAGGACGTCGCCACCACGGCGGGGTACCTGTTCGCCCGTCCCACCGACTTCCTGAGCGCTCTCTGGAAGGCGGCCACCAATTCGTACGTCGCGCTGTTCCAGGGAGCCGTGTACTCCCCGGAGGCGACGGGTCCTCTGGGTCACTTCGGGCCCTTCATGGAGACCCTGACCATCGCGACGCCGCTCATCACGGCGGCGCTGGGCGTGGCCCTCGCATTCCGTGCGGGCCTGTTCAACATCGGCGCCCAGGGCCAGATCATCGTCTCCGGCACGCTCGCCGCGTACCTGGGCTTCACCTGGCACCTGCCCCCGTTCCTGCACCTGCTGCTGGTGATCATCGCCGGTGTCCTGGGCGGCGCGGTCTGGGGTGGCCTCGTGGGCTACCTGAAGGCTCGCACCGGCGCCCATGAGGTCATCCTGACCATCATGTTCAACTACGTGGCCCTGTACTTCCTGCGGTACCTGCTGACCACTCCGGAGTTCCAGCGCCCGGGGGAGACCAACCCGATCTCGCCCACCCTCGACCCGAACGCGGTCTACCCGCTGATCGCCGGAGACCAGTACCGTCTGCACGCCGGCTTCCTGCTGGCGATCGCGGCCACCGTGTTCGTCTGGTGGCTCCTGAACCGCTCCACCTGGGGCTTCGAGTTCCGTGCCGTCGGCGCCAACCCGAAGGCCGCGCAGACCGCGGGCGTCAACGTATCCCGTGCCACCGTCCTCGTGATGGCCTTCGCCGGCGCGCTGTCCGGCCTGGGCGGCGTCGCGCAGGTCGCGGGCACCGAGAAGGTCCTGACCGACGGTGTGGCCGCGAGCTACGGCTTCGACGCCATCACGGTCGCCCTGCTCGGCCGCTCCACCCCGTGGGGCACCTTCGCCGCCGGCCTGCTCTTCGGAGCGTTCCGCGCCGGTGCGGTCCAGATGCAGATCCAGACCGGAACCCCCATCGACATCGTCCTGATCGTCCAGTCCCTCATCGTGTTGTTCATCGCGGCCCCGCCGCTGGTCAAGGCGGTCTTCGGGATGAACCGTAAGAAGAAGGCCACCAAGGCCGTCCCGCTCACCGGAGGTGCCGTATGA